From a region of the Salinispira pacifica genome:
- a CDS encoding DUF134 domain-containing protein, with translation MPGRRKRRNCRSLEGGRNFKPSGVPSYSLERISLDLDEFEAVRLCDHEGKSQIEAARIMEISRGTVQRLLESGRWKITEILLHNHELVIPESPGDDAQ, from the coding sequence GTGCCGGGAAGAAGAAAGCGGAGGAACTGCCGCTCCCTTGAAGGGGGGAGGAATTTTAAGCCGTCGGGGGTTCCATCCTACTCGCTGGAACGAATATCACTTGATCTTGACGAGTTTGAAGCAGTCAGGCTCTGCGACCACGAAGGGAAAAGTCAGATTGAAGCAGCCCGGATCATGGAAATTTCCCGGGGAACTGTTCAGCGCCTTCTGGAAAGCGGACGCTGGAAGATTACCGAAATTCTTCTCCATAACCATGAGCTTGTCATACCGGAATCTCCCGGCGATGATGCGCAGTAA
- a CDS encoding DUF2256 domain-containing protein — protein MRISEQQKICPVCGRPFSNRKRWDSRGQWEQIKYCSDSCRRKRKHIKQQ, from the coding sequence ATGCGGATCAGTGAACAGCAGAAGATCTGCCCGGTATGCGGTCGGCCTTTTTCAAACAGAAAGAGATGGGATTCAAGAGGGCAGTGGGAACAGATCAAATATTGCAGCGATTCATGTCGAAGAAAACGAAAACACATAAAACAACAGTGA
- a CDS encoding flavin reductase family protein: MHINREEIDGLDRIFRLNLINSVTGIKPANLVGTRSLDGRENLAIISSVVHIGSNPPLIGFFVRPSQQTRRHSYINLRETGVYSINHLPSTMSRQGHWTSAKFGREESEFAYCGFTPEYIEGFPAPLVQESRIKIALEFRQAIPVSLNDTTLVIGEVIHLLADDELIGSQGALDLEQSGSAGISGVSGYYVLNKTAEYPYARREELPDTWK, encoded by the coding sequence ATGCACATCAACCGGGAAGAAATAGATGGACTGGACCGGATATTCCGGCTGAATTTGATAAACTCGGTTACCGGAATCAAGCCGGCCAACCTGGTGGGTACACGCTCCCTGGATGGGCGTGAGAATCTGGCCATCATCAGTTCGGTGGTGCACATCGGCAGCAATCCGCCGCTTATCGGATTCTTTGTCCGGCCCAGTCAACAGACCAGACGTCACAGCTATATCAACCTCCGGGAGACCGGAGTCTACAGCATCAACCATCTCCCCTCCACCATGTCCCGGCAGGGACACTGGACTTCTGCAAAATTCGGCAGGGAGGAGTCGGAGTTCGCATATTGCGGTTTTACTCCGGAGTATATTGAGGGATTCCCAGCCCCCCTGGTTCAGGAATCCCGTATCAAAATCGCCCTGGAATTCCGCCAGGCAATTCCCGTCAGCCTGAACGACACAACACTGGTGATCGGCGAGGTGATACACCTGCTTGCGGACGATGAACTGATCGGCTCGCAGGGGGCTTTGGATCTGGAACAAAGCGGGTCCGCCGGGATCTCCGGAGTGAGCGGATATTATGTACTGAACAAAACCGCAGAATATCCCTACGCCCGCCGTGAGGAACTCCCGGATACCTGGAAGTAA
- a CDS encoding FG-GAP-like repeat-containing protein, translating to MKINYPKDFQNKIEELKHQSSLLMHSMEDGSFYRLSIARRREQINRVKGLYNGLLGHMKMPELKGMLLATALLLSSTGCDLINLNHGQSPDRVSNNNPPDVPTLAHRSQITSSIFSFDASAATDPDGDALEFSWNFTGQNSGATYNSSTAAGSVDLSENDIFDVTLTVKDENGAANIQSAQFRHLAPAFTGSDGAATFGDLAAISTEPTFTFTDIDNDGDLDMFSIESTNYSSISGNDFYFHQNTGTAAAPNFAAPILANSAPYNITTANPMVNTAGLTFADMDGDGDVDMLHSEDATVLLTTNGGTADAPDFFPGRSSLTNFTPSAGTEKSVAAADLDNDGDQDLLLGLDTGYLQLHINQGTPEVHDFGNVTPGNMLDSSMATIDLGTGVVVQLADLDRDGDFDIFAGNNAGTLYFLENTGDPSNPVFAPPVSNGFGLTQAYSGPIIPATADIDGDGDRDLISVTYRNYSPYYDAYIQFFENTEF from the coding sequence ATGAAGATTAATTACCCCAAGGATTTTCAGAATAAAATTGAAGAGTTAAAGCACCAGTCTTCACTGCTGATGCACAGCATGGAGGACGGAAGTTTTTACCGCCTCAGTATCGCCCGGCGAAGAGAGCAGATCAACCGGGTAAAGGGGCTCTACAACGGACTGCTGGGACACATGAAAATGCCGGAGCTCAAAGGCATGCTCCTGGCCACCGCCCTGCTTCTTTCGTCAACGGGCTGTGATCTCATAAACCTCAACCACGGCCAGTCCCCTGACAGGGTTTCAAACAACAATCCCCCGGATGTTCCCACACTCGCCCACAGATCCCAGATCACATCAAGCATATTTTCTTTTGATGCATCAGCAGCCACAGATCCAGACGGTGATGCCCTTGAGTTCAGCTGGAATTTCACCGGTCAGAACAGCGGAGCCACCTACAATTCTTCAACCGCAGCAGGCAGCGTGGACCTCAGCGAAAACGACATTTTCGATGTCACCCTCACTGTGAAGGATGAAAACGGTGCAGCAAACATTCAGTCGGCACAGTTCCGGCATCTGGCACCGGCTTTTACCGGAAGCGACGGTGCCGCTACATTCGGCGATCTGGCCGCCATCTCCACAGAACCCACGTTTACCTTTACAGATATCGACAATGACGGGGATCTGGACATGTTTTCCATCGAATCAACAAACTACAGCAGTATTTCCGGTAATGATTTCTATTTTCATCAGAATACCGGAACTGCAGCAGCCCCGAATTTCGCCGCTCCCATACTTGCAAACAGCGCTCCGTACAATATCACCACCGCAAATCCCATGGTGAACACTGCGGGACTTACCTTCGCAGACATGGACGGCGATGGCGATGTGGATATGCTTCACAGCGAAGATGCCACCGTCTTACTCACCACCAACGGCGGAACCGCCGACGCCCCAGATTTCTTTCCGGGAAGAAGCTCATTGACCAACTTTACTCCCAGTGCCGGGACTGAAAAAAGCGTAGCTGCGGCAGATCTGGACAATGACGGTGACCAGGATCTGCTCCTGGGGCTGGATACCGGATATTTGCAGCTGCATATCAACCAGGGTACTCCCGAAGTCCATGACTTTGGTAACGTGACTCCTGGGAATATGCTGGACTCCAGTATGGCCACCATCGATCTGGGTACCGGTGTTGTCGTTCAGCTTGCCGACCTTGACCGGGACGGAGACTTTGATATTTTTGCCGGCAATAATGCAGGAACCCTGTACTTCCTTGAAAATACCGGCGACCCTTCCAATCCGGTGTTCGCCCCTCCGGTGAGTAACGGTTTCGGTTTAACCCAGGCCTACTCCGGTCCGATAATACCTGCAACCGCCGATATTGACGGCGATGGCGACCGGGATCTAATTTCAGTTACTTACCGGAATTATTCACCCTATTACGATGCCTACATACAATTCTTCGAAAACACCGAGTTCTGA
- a CDS encoding TIGR03032 family protein translates to MAYTTQPPAPFTCSYSPNIPEFFNQAGCTLVISTYQAGKVIFLSALNDERLVQLPRNFTGAMALGLKDNHLAVSEGGRVVVLKSDQGLAAGYPRQPGVYETLFVPRNIYFTGQINLHALEWGEDGLYGMNTQFSCICTIDDEYSFTPFWTPPNISRLVPEDRCHLNGMAMENGRPAFATAFNTGDSKRSWKEGLPGGGVLFHVDSGEVLLEDLQMPHTPRLWDGKLYMLLSATGELICADPETRSYDVVRKIGGFVRGMAKFGDFVFIAYSRLRQNSSVFARLDIDREHSRAGVDIIHLPTAAKVGEIRYESSVDEIFDLLIIPDTRRAGIINGDSELANKYVLTDSTSYWVETK, encoded by the coding sequence ATGGCGTATACAACACAGCCTCCCGCTCCATTCACCTGCAGCTACTCGCCCAATATTCCGGAGTTTTTCAATCAGGCCGGCTGCACCCTGGTTATTTCCACATATCAGGCGGGGAAGGTAATTTTCCTCTCCGCACTGAACGATGAGCGGTTGGTTCAGCTCCCCAGGAATTTTACCGGGGCCATGGCACTGGGACTGAAGGACAATCATCTTGCGGTCTCCGAGGGCGGCAGGGTGGTGGTGCTGAAGAGTGATCAGGGTCTTGCGGCGGGGTACCCGCGTCAGCCCGGAGTGTACGAGACTCTTTTTGTGCCCCGTAATATCTATTTCACCGGACAAATCAACCTTCATGCCCTGGAATGGGGGGAAGACGGGCTGTACGGCATGAACACCCAGTTTTCCTGCATCTGCACCATCGATGACGAGTACTCGTTCACACCCTTTTGGACGCCTCCTAATATCTCCAGACTCGTTCCCGAGGACCGTTGTCATCTCAACGGCATGGCCATGGAAAACGGCCGCCCGGCCTTTGCCACCGCCTTCAATACCGGCGATTCAAAACGCTCCTGGAAGGAGGGCCTGCCCGGCGGGGGCGTCCTGTTTCATGTTGATTCAGGGGAAGTGCTGCTTGAAGATCTTCAGATGCCCCACACACCCAGACTGTGGGACGGAAAGCTCTATATGCTGCTATCGGCCACCGGCGAACTGATCTGTGCAGACCCGGAGACCCGCAGCTACGATGTGGTGAGAAAAATCGGAGGCTTTGTACGGGGAATGGCAAAATTCGGGGATTTTGTGTTCATAGCCTACTCGCGGCTGCGGCAGAACTCTTCGGTATTCGCCCGGCTGGATATCGACCGGGAGCACAGCCGTGCGGGAGTGGATATTATCCACCTGCCCACCGCTGCCAAGGTGGGCGAAATCCGCTATGAAAGTTCGGTGGATGAAATTTTCGACCTGCTGATAATCCCGGACACCCGAAGGGCCGGCATTATCAACGGCGACAGCGAACTGGCCAACAAGTATGTACTCACTGACAGCACCAGTTACTGGGTTGAAACCAAATA